A window from Micromonospora terminaliae encodes these proteins:
- the rsgA gene encoding ribosome small subunit-dependent GTPase A, whose translation MTIDLTALGWDADRAAYLNPRLDRRPGRVARVDRGVCTVLRPEGPVRASLGGAVLAAAARDLTALPCAGDWVLLATWPDGPVTVETVLPRRTALIRRTAGKDASGQVLAANLDAAAVVEPVHPEPDAARIERLLSLAHESGAEPLVVLTKADLAADPAAVARQLAALAPGVPVLPVSAERGTGLDPLRRYVAPGRTLGLLGPSGAGKSSLVNALAGADVMRTQAIRRSDGKGRHTTTWRALVPIPGGGAVLDTPGVRAVGLLDGSAGLDRAFADIAELAAGCRYADCAHEAEPACAVREALDSGELPVRRWENWRRLQREVAYETRRREVRLAAERRGSWRGGRRRTGRPATPPGPGGL comes from the coding sequence ATGACCATCGATCTGACCGCCCTCGGCTGGGACGCCGACCGGGCGGCGTACCTGAATCCACGCCTTGACCGCCGGCCGGGCCGGGTGGCCCGCGTCGACCGCGGGGTCTGCACCGTCCTCCGCCCGGAGGGGCCCGTCCGGGCCAGCCTGGGCGGCGCCGTGCTGGCCGCCGCTGCCCGGGACCTGACCGCGCTGCCCTGTGCCGGCGACTGGGTGCTGCTCGCCACCTGGCCGGACGGGCCGGTCACGGTGGAGACCGTGCTGCCCCGCCGTACCGCGCTCATCCGGCGCACCGCCGGCAAGGACGCCAGCGGCCAGGTGCTGGCCGCCAACCTCGACGCCGCCGCGGTGGTCGAACCGGTGCACCCGGAGCCGGACGCCGCCCGCATCGAGCGGCTGCTCTCCCTGGCGCACGAGTCCGGCGCCGAGCCGCTCGTCGTGCTCACCAAGGCCGACCTGGCCGCCGACCCGGCGGCCGTGGCCCGGCAGCTCGCCGCACTGGCGCCGGGTGTGCCGGTGCTGCCGGTCAGCGCCGAGCGCGGCACCGGGCTGGACCCGCTGCGCCGGTACGTCGCCCCGGGGCGCACCCTCGGCCTGCTCGGGCCCTCCGGCGCGGGCAAGTCGAGCCTGGTCAACGCCCTGGCCGGGGCCGACGTGATGCGCACCCAGGCGATCCGGCGGTCCGACGGCAAGGGCCGGCACACCACCACCTGGCGGGCGCTGGTGCCGATCCCCGGCGGGGGAGCCGTGCTGGACACCCCGGGCGTGCGGGCGGTCGGCCTGCTGGACGGCTCGGCCGGCCTGGACCGGGCGTTCGCCGACATCGCCGAGCTGGCGGCCGGCTGCCGGTACGCCGACTGCGCCCACGAGGCCGAGCCGGCCTGCGCGGTGCGGGAGGCCCTGGACAGCGGCGAGCTGCCCGTGCGGCGCTGGGAGAACTGGCGCCGGCTCCAGCGCGAGGTGGCGTACGAGACCCGGCGCCGGGAGGTGCGGCTGGCCGCCGAGCGCCGGGGGAGCTGGCGCGGCGGCCGGCGCCGGACCGGGCGTCCGGCGACCCCGCCCGGACCCGGGGGACTCTAG
- a CDS encoding maleylpyruvate isomerase family mycothiol-dependent enzyme has translation MTSDPLLLTGELDEATGRLLRTVTTLGAADIAAPSLLPGWTRAHVLTHLARNADAFVNLLTAARTGEAIPMYASPEARTADIEAGAGRGPADLMDDLRHSSQRFTAAVAEMPVEAWGATVQTRRGPWPAAMLVWGRLREVEVHHVDLGAGYRPADWPDAFAQRLLHEVAAGLAGNPDAPAMVLRFDGVRHELVVGDPEGAPTITGPAPELAAWLTGRSAGDTLTVTPDGPLPTPPEWI, from the coding sequence GTGACGAGCGACCCCCTCCTGCTGACCGGCGAGCTGGACGAGGCGACCGGCCGGTTGCTGCGTACCGTGACCACCCTGGGCGCCGCCGACATCGCCGCGCCGTCCCTGCTGCCGGGCTGGACGCGCGCACACGTCCTGACCCACCTGGCCCGCAACGCCGACGCGTTCGTCAACCTGCTGACCGCCGCCCGCACCGGCGAGGCGATCCCGATGTACGCCAGCCCCGAGGCCCGGACCGCCGACATCGAGGCGGGCGCCGGCCGGGGGCCGGCGGACCTCATGGACGACCTGCGCCACAGCTCGCAGCGGTTCACGGCGGCGGTCGCCGAGATGCCGGTGGAGGCCTGGGGGGCCACCGTGCAGACCCGGCGTGGCCCGTGGCCGGCGGCCATGCTGGTCTGGGGGCGGCTGCGCGAGGTCGAGGTGCACCACGTCGACCTGGGCGCCGGCTACCGGCCGGCCGACTGGCCGGACGCGTTCGCCCAGCGGCTGCTGCACGAGGTGGCCGCCGGCCTGGCCGGCAACCCGGACGCGCCGGCCATGGTGCTGCGCTTCGACGGCGTCCGGCACGAACTCGTCGTGGGCGATCCCGAGGGGGCGCCCACGATCACCGGTCCCGCGCCGGAACTCGCCGCCTGGCTGACCGGCCGCAGCGCGGGCGACACGCTCACCGTCACTCCCGACGGCCCCCTGCCGACTCCACCGGAATGGATCTGA
- a CDS encoding MBL fold metallo-hydrolase: MTYSGDVTPGGAPAVRELDKLTITKVSVGPMDNNAYLLRCRETGEQVLIDAANEAPRLLDLVGDGGLAAVVTTHRHMDHWVALEEVVAKTGARPLVHADDAEGLPIDAEPLHEGDTVPVGDCALEVIHLKGHTPGSIALLYRDPSGVPHLFTGDSLFPGGVGNTEKDPDRFGQLIDDVERKLFDRLPDETWFYPGHGKDSTLGAERPALPQWRARGW; this comes from the coding sequence ATGACCTACAGCGGAGACGTCACGCCCGGCGGTGCGCCGGCCGTACGCGAGCTCGACAAGCTCACCATCACCAAGGTGTCGGTGGGACCGATGGACAACAACGCCTACCTGCTGCGCTGCCGGGAGACCGGCGAGCAGGTGCTGATCGACGCGGCGAACGAGGCGCCCCGCCTGCTCGACCTGGTCGGCGACGGCGGGCTGGCCGCGGTCGTCACGACGCACCGGCACATGGACCACTGGGTCGCCCTGGAGGAGGTGGTCGCCAAGACCGGCGCCCGCCCGCTGGTGCACGCCGACGACGCCGAGGGGCTGCCGATCGACGCCGAGCCGCTGCACGAGGGCGACACGGTCCCGGTCGGTGACTGCGCGCTGGAGGTGATCCACCTCAAGGGCCACACGCCCGGCTCGATCGCGCTCCTCTACCGCGACCCGTCCGGCGTGCCGCACCTGTTCACCGGCGACTCGCTGTTCCCCGGCGGGGTCGGCAACACCGAGAAGGACCCGGACCGGTTCGGCCAGCTCATCGACGACGTCGAGCGGAAGCTCTTCGACCGGCTGCCGGACGAGACGTGGTTCTACCCGGGCCACGGCAAGGACAGCACCCTCGGCGCGGAGCGCCCGGCGCTGCCGCAGTGGCGGGCCCGCGGCTGGTGA
- a CDS encoding DedA family protein, which translates to MTDLLAQVGELPTTLLMGMLGMVMLADAVPLLGVLVPGDAAVLAAVGAGRPATGLATVVAVVAGCLAGWSLSFLAGRRWGERLRHSRLGDWIGEPRWAAAEALLCRGGGRMVLVAPFLPVFNALLPLAAGGLRMSYRRFAVCATAGATLWAGLYVTLGITARALTGLLPGAPNPTVLTMAVGLLLAGPVLLGTRHRLRAVTAADAG; encoded by the coding sequence ATGACGGATCTGCTGGCCCAGGTCGGGGAGCTGCCCACCACCCTGCTGATGGGGATGCTCGGCATGGTGATGCTCGCCGACGCCGTACCCCTGCTCGGGGTTCTGGTGCCCGGCGACGCCGCGGTCCTCGCCGCGGTCGGCGCGGGCCGGCCGGCGACCGGCCTGGCGACCGTCGTGGCCGTGGTGGCGGGCTGCCTCGCCGGGTGGTCGTTGAGCTTCCTGGCCGGGCGGCGCTGGGGTGAGCGGCTGCGGCACAGCCGGCTGGGCGACTGGATCGGCGAGCCGCGCTGGGCGGCGGCCGAGGCGCTGCTGTGCCGCGGCGGCGGGCGGATGGTGCTGGTGGCGCCGTTCCTGCCGGTGTTCAACGCGCTGCTGCCGCTGGCCGCCGGGGGCCTGCGGATGTCCTACCGGAGGTTCGCGGTCTGCGCGACGGCCGGCGCGACGCTCTGGGCCGGCCTCTACGTGACCCTCGGCATCACGGCGCGGGCGCTGACCGGGCTGCTGCCCGGTGCGCCCAACCCGACGGTCCTCACCATGGCGGTCGGCCTGTTGCTCGCCGGCCCGGTGCTGCTCGGCACCCGGCACCGGCTCCGCGCGGTGACCGCCGCGGACGCCGGCTGA
- a CDS encoding class I SAM-dependent methyltransferase — translation MLAPVKTTTPLADLEREIAAPGDGLDRLRLVDAPYVPEVRLHLAEDAILWWARMEAAAGQSLPPPYWASVWAGGQALARHLLDHPELAAGRRVLDLAAGSGLVAIAAALAGADRVVANDVDPWAVAAVTVNARANRVTVAATGDDLLDGTASADLVLAGDVLYDAALAARVLPYLQRAADRGVQVLVGDPDRGHLPPDRLELVAAYPVPVTEPSVDSPVRRVQVLRPR, via the coding sequence ATGCTTGCCCCGGTGAAGACAACCACGCCGCTGGCCGACCTGGAACGGGAGATCGCGGCGCCCGGCGACGGGCTCGACCGGCTCCGGCTGGTCGACGCGCCGTACGTGCCGGAGGTACGCCTGCACCTCGCCGAGGACGCCATCCTCTGGTGGGCCCGGATGGAGGCGGCCGCCGGCCAGTCGCTGCCGCCCCCGTACTGGGCCTCGGTCTGGGCCGGCGGGCAGGCGCTCGCCCGGCACCTGCTCGACCACCCCGAGCTCGCCGCCGGGCGGCGGGTGCTCGACCTGGCCGCCGGCTCCGGGCTGGTCGCCATCGCCGCCGCGCTGGCCGGCGCCGACCGCGTGGTCGCCAACGACGTCGACCCCTGGGCGGTGGCGGCCGTGACGGTCAACGCCCGGGCCAACCGGGTCACCGTGGCCGCCACCGGCGACGACCTGCTCGACGGCACCGCCAGCGCCGACCTGGTGCTGGCCGGGGACGTCCTCTATGACGCGGCGCTGGCCGCGCGGGTGCTGCCCTACCTGCAACGGGCCGCCGACCGGGGGGTCCAGGTGCTCGTCGGCGACCCGGACCGGGGACACCTGCCGCCGGACCGGCTGGAGCTGGTGGCGGCCTACCCGGTGCCCGTCACCGAACCCTCGGTCGACTCCCCGGTCCGCCGGGTCCAGGTGCTCCGCCCCCGCTGA
- a CDS encoding cold-shock protein, producing the protein MATGTVKWFNSEKGFGFIEQDGGGPDVFVHYSAIQSSGYRELNEGQKVEFEVTQGQKGPQADNVRPM; encoded by the coding sequence ATGGCAACCGGCACGGTCAAGTGGTTCAACTCGGAAAAGGGCTTCGGCTTCATCGAGCAGGACGGCGGAGGGCCGGACGTGTTCGTCCACTACTCGGCCATCCAATCCAGCGGCTACCGCGAGCTGAACGAGGGCCAGAAGGTCGAGTTCGAGGTGACCCAGGGGCAGAAGGGTCCGCAGGCGGACAACGTCCGTCCGATGTAG
- a CDS encoding MFS transporter produces the protein MTAPVRTAAPAAAPRPRGGLVRHRDFRLLWAGQTVSAVGSNVTAVALPLVAVAVLDATTFQVAVLTAAAWLPWLLAGLPAGAWVDRVRRRPVMIAADLVSAALFASVPVAALLDVLTVGQLLVVALGAGLARVFFETADQVYLPTLLRPEQVPEGNAKLHATQTASYLVGPGLAGLIAQLAGAVTAVLLDAISFLVSAVCLSRIRAVEPRPERPGGPPSLRREVADGLRFVIRDPYLRVLTVFGAASNIGLSGYQAVLVVFLVRSAGLPAGLVGLLIGLASVGGLLGAALATGLARRLGSARALLVAGALTGPPALLIPLAGPGGRVAWLVLGGALVSLGVAVGNVVKGSFRQTYTPHGLLGRVTVSMQLLNYGTIPLAALLAGALGAAWGPAGAMRVMTAWLALTPLILLAGPLRRRRDLPAAPA, from the coding sequence GTGACCGCTCCGGTCCGCACGGCCGCGCCGGCCGCCGCCCCCCGGCCGCGCGGCGGCCTGGTCCGGCACCGCGACTTCCGGCTGCTCTGGGCCGGACAGACGGTCAGCGCCGTCGGCAGCAACGTCACCGCCGTGGCCCTGCCGCTGGTCGCGGTGGCGGTGCTCGACGCCACCACGTTCCAGGTGGCGGTGCTCACGGCCGCGGCCTGGCTGCCCTGGCTGCTGGCCGGCCTGCCCGCCGGCGCCTGGGTCGACCGGGTCCGCCGGCGCCCCGTGATGATCGCCGCCGACCTGGTCTCGGCGGCGCTGTTCGCCAGCGTCCCGGTGGCCGCCCTGCTCGACGTGCTCACGGTCGGCCAGCTCCTGGTCGTCGCCCTCGGCGCGGGGCTGGCCCGGGTGTTCTTCGAGACCGCCGACCAGGTCTACCTGCCCACCCTGCTGCGTCCCGAACAGGTGCCGGAGGGCAACGCCAAGCTGCACGCCACGCAGACCGCGAGCTACCTCGTCGGCCCCGGGCTGGCCGGTCTCATCGCCCAGCTCGCCGGCGCGGTGACCGCGGTCCTGCTCGACGCGATCAGCTTCCTGGTCTCCGCGGTGTGCCTGAGCCGGATCCGGGCGGTCGAACCCCGCCCCGAACGTCCCGGCGGGCCGCCCTCACTGCGCCGGGAGGTGGCCGACGGCTTGCGCTTCGTGATCCGCGACCCGTACCTGCGGGTGCTGACCGTCTTCGGCGCGGCCAGCAACATCGGGCTCAGCGGCTACCAGGCGGTGCTCGTGGTGTTCCTGGTCCGCTCCGCCGGGCTGCCCGCCGGGCTCGTCGGGCTCCTGATCGGGCTGGCCAGCGTGGGCGGGCTCCTGGGCGCCGCCCTGGCCACCGGGCTCGCCCGGCGGCTCGGCTCGGCCCGCGCCCTGCTCGTGGCGGGCGCGCTCACCGGACCGCCGGCGCTGCTCATCCCGCTGGCCGGCCCCGGCGGCCGGGTCGCCTGGCTGGTGCTCGGCGGCGCGCTGGTCAGTTTGGGCGTCGCGGTGGGCAACGTGGTGAAGGGCAGCTTCCGGCAGACGTACACGCCGCACGGGCTGCTCGGGCGGGTGACCGTGAGCATGCAGCTGCTGAACTACGGCACCATCCCGCTGGCCGCCCTGCTGGCCGGTGCGCTGGGTGCCGCGTGGGGACCGGCCGGGGCGATGCGGGTCATGACGGCGTGGCTCGCGCTGACCCCGCTCATCCTGCTGGCGGGACCGCTGCGGCGGCGCCGTGACCTGCCGGCCGCACCGGCCTGA